Genomic segment of Pirellulales bacterium:
CGCATCGCGCGGCCGAAAGATCATCCAGGGCCAGTTTGTCCGGCCTTTCTGATTATTCGGCTTTTGCGTGTCAGAGAGACCAGTCAATCTGGCGTCCCTTTACCACCTGCGGAACGTCGTCCCACCCGCTACGGAATCAATTGATGCGCGGGCGTTAAATATGGCCTGAAGAAAGCCGTCACGGCGTTATCAATCCGTGGATGCATGCATTGCTACTGCGGACCGGCGGGCCGCATTGGGAAAGCGTCAGAGCTATCGACGGAGCGGAAAGGGATCTCTTCGATCCACTGCGGTTTGCCGAAATGCAGGCTGGCACCGGGGAAGCGAAAAAAAAGAGCCTGCGCCGATTGCTCAGCCACAGGCTCTTTGGACGTCGTGATTTTCGAACTGCTTAGTCGCGGTTGCGCAGCTTCACTAGCAAACGCAAGATTTCCAGGTACAGCCAGACCAGCGTGACCAGTATTCCGAACGCTCCGTACCACTCCATATATTTCGGGGCACCGCGCGTGATGCCGGTTTCAATGAAGTCGAAATCAAGCACCAGGTTCAACGCCGCGATGACGACAACGAACGCCGAAAATCCGATTCCGACCCAACCCGACTGATTGATCAGCGGGATGTGGACGCCAAAAAATCCCAGCACCATCGTGGCTAGATAGAACAAGCAGATTCCGCCCGTGGCGGCCACGATGCCCAGCTTGAAATTCTCGGTCGGCCGAATGATACGCGTCGCGTAGGCCGTGAGCAGCGTGGCCAGAGTGCCGAAGGTCAGCGTCACGGCCTGGGGGACAACGCCCGGATAAACGTATTCGAATCCCGCCGAAACACCACCCAGAAACACGCCCTCGGCCAAGGCATATAGCGGCGCGGTGTACGGAGAAACGGCTGGCTTGAAGATCGTGATCATCGCCAGG
This window contains:
- a CDS encoding Bax inhibitor-1/YccA family protein; this encodes MMRTSNPALNASVFQIHDSASSATMTLQGTVAKTAILLAIVVAGASFTWYQTMQGFEAAGVGAGAGQMANVPPVVYTYGMIGMIAGLILAMITIFKPAVSPYTAPLYALAEGVFLGGVSAGFEYVYPGVVPQAVTLTFGTLATLLTAYATRIIRPTENFKLGIVAATGGICLFYLATMVLGFFGVHIPLINQSGWVGIGFSAFVVVIAALNLVLDFDFIETGITRGAPKYMEWYGAFGILVTLVWLYLEILRLLVKLRNRD